A part of Aspergillus flavus chromosome 5, complete sequence genomic DNA contains:
- a CDS encoding putative short-chain dehydrogenase yields MGQGGKSHKLRLLPTPPPPPFFLCVEKSTVYLRTYIGTILLVHSNFFQTSEFPRTVLNFTCPIAMSSTLSLPPGFAFTQTIHNAPYPTISPSRPELSQAGRAVLITGGHTGIGYAIARAFAKAGAERLIIVGRRNDMVSSAAKLLGSEFPSTQAIGRRCDVADLGSVNTLWKDLAKEGILVDVVVLNAAKLSAQPILDLGKEAVWEEYVMNVRAHLDFTERLYKQPGAEDRQKALINLTSLAIHETQLTGQYPSYGATKSAGTMLLQQIAKDVSADKLQIVSYHPGGVFTELAEQAGFKRDDPRWDDEDLPGQFAVWAASPEAKFLHGRFVWAKWDVTELREGPLRMRIDKDNSFLKVGVMGIEEWESTRRAL; encoded by the exons ATGGGACAGGGTGGGAAATCACATAAATTAAGGCTGCTTcccaccccccccccccctcctttctttttgtgtgTAGAGAAGAGCACTGTTTATTTACGCACGTATATTGGGACTATCCTTCTCGTACATTCCAATTTCTTCCAGACTTCAGAGTTTCCGCGCACTGTTCTTAACTTCACTTGTCCAATAGCCATGTCCTCTACTCTCAGCTTGCCACCAGGATTTGCGTTCACGCAGACCATTCACAATGCCCCATATCCTACCATCTCGCCATCCCGACCTGAGCTTTCTCAGGCGGGAAGGGCAGTGCTTATCACGGGTGGCCACACGGGTATCGGTTACGCTATCGCGCGAGCATTCGCCAAGGCTGGTGCAGAAAGGCTTATCATCGTTGGACGGCGCAACGATATGGTTTCATCTGCCGCAAAGCTCCTTGGATCTGAGTTTCCCTCAACCCAGGCTATAGGACGCAGATGCGACGTGGCCGACCTGGGATCTGTCAATACACTGTGGAAAGACTTGGCGAAAGAAGGAATCTTGGTAGATGTCGTGGTCCTTAACGCTGCCAAGCTCTCAGCGCAGCCGATTCTCGACCTGGGGAAGGAGGCTGTGTGGGAAGAGTACGTAATGAATGTGCGGGCGCACCTCGATTTTACGGAGCGGTTGTACAAGCAGCCAGGGGCTGAAGATCGCCAAAAG GCGCTTATCAACTTGACTTCCTTGGCGATACATGAGACTCAACTCACTGGCCAGTATCCCAGCTATGGCGCCACCAAGAGCGCCGGGACAATGCTGCTACAACAGATCGCCAAGGATGTGTCTGCGGATAAGCTGCAGATAGTCAGTTACCATCCTGGGGGTGTTTTCACAGAACTGGCAGAACAGGCGGGTTTCAAAAGGGATGACCCGCGATGGGACGATG AGGATTTACCTGGCCAGTTTGCTGTGTGGGCTGCATCGCCGGAGGCAAAGTTCCTACATGGGAGGTTCGTATGGGCTAAGTGGGATGTGACTGAACTACGCGAGGGCCCGCTAAGGATGCGAATTGACAAAGATAACTCTTTCCTTAAGGTGGGTGTTATGGGGATCGAAGAGTGGGAGTCGACGCGGAGGGCTCTCTAA